The following are from one region of the Chloroflexota bacterium genome:
- a CDS encoding tetratricopeptide repeat protein, producing the protein MADNDLPFARPVKFSVPSRAPDVLRRHSLVDYLHENIHHKLVLVAAAAGYGKTSLLADFAREAEYKVAWLTLDEFDRDLVTVASNLVTALRWAFPTFTSTLSGLAAEAGAKPGALALALAHEIESTIEDYFVLALDDFHLVEEASLVLQFFDVLLANLPEQAHLLIAGRTIPPLQIASLAARRQIAGLSEEQLRFTPAEAQELVELRNQVVLPEAEAEKLVANTEGWITGILLTTHLMWQGLMASLIQARQSEKPVYEYLVAEVLNHQPETLRQFLLESSILPEMEPAVCNAVLGRTDSGELLQQAESRRLFISAVGDEFPAYQYHPLFREFLLARLRAQNPERLKALQVKAAEWFAANGMVEAAVTFYVTAGQLNRAADLADAKAESMFTSGRHVTLRRWAEQLAAEAQSAPELHLLLSISDGDAGQLSSADRALAIAEAGFADRGDAFGRVRTQTQRSLLLYRRGEFEQSLALAQASVLQAREMGRVSSEALALRYVGLCQFALSRLAAAEESLQQVVRMLQAQKSRYDLATALNDLSLVLRAQGETARAARAQQQSLAIWRELAVPGQLGLALNNVGWDLHMLGQYESALATYREALNWTRKAGSIRFEAIILAGQGDVHADLSNYEIAKDFYHQAMPKAEQAEDWDLMAYVCRCLARLDRFAGNYLSALEWLRRASLVSGQGKAKSALANVESLHGIVFVEMGHLQEGKKLLEQVSLELEQSGSPVDLAQTLLFRACAEFRAGDLEASANFTAQALKMAEQVGYDQMLVSEALAAQDLLEALSSRPDVGPRASGLLARARAIKSFSLQRPSSDESSSALPQPAILQIRSLGQSRVLKEGEEISKTAWGSQKVREVLFFLVDQAPVARDRVLETFWPEKPATR; encoded by the coding sequence ATGGCTGACAACGATCTTCCTTTCGCGCGACCCGTCAAGTTTTCGGTGCCGTCACGAGCGCCCGATGTTCTTCGCCGCCACAGCCTGGTTGATTATCTCCATGAGAACATTCACCACAAGCTGGTGTTGGTGGCCGCCGCCGCCGGTTATGGCAAAACTTCGCTCCTGGCCGACTTTGCCCGCGAGGCAGAATACAAAGTGGCCTGGCTCACTTTGGATGAGTTTGATCGTGACCTGGTTACGGTGGCCTCAAACCTGGTGACCGCCCTTCGCTGGGCGTTCCCAACTTTCACCTCAACTCTCTCCGGGCTGGCCGCCGAGGCCGGGGCCAAACCGGGCGCCCTGGCTCTGGCTCTGGCCCACGAGATCGAATCCACCATTGAAGATTACTTTGTCCTGGCGTTGGATGACTTTCATTTAGTTGAAGAAGCTTCTCTCGTTTTGCAGTTCTTCGACGTGCTTCTGGCAAACCTGCCGGAGCAGGCGCATTTGCTCATCGCCGGGCGAACCATCCCGCCGTTGCAAATTGCCTCGCTGGCCGCCCGCCGGCAAATTGCCGGGTTGAGCGAAGAGCAATTACGGTTCACACCGGCAGAGGCCCAGGAGTTGGTTGAACTGCGTAATCAGGTGGTCTTGCCGGAAGCCGAAGCCGAGAAACTGGTTGCCAACACAGAAGGCTGGATTACCGGCATCTTGCTCACAACCCATCTCATGTGGCAAGGGTTAATGGCTAGCCTGATCCAGGCGCGCCAGTCTGAAAAACCTGTTTACGAGTATCTGGTGGCCGAAGTGCTCAATCATCAGCCTGAGACCCTGCGACAGTTCCTGCTGGAATCGTCCATACTGCCTGAGATGGAGCCGGCGGTGTGCAATGCCGTGCTGGGCCGGACGGATAGCGGCGAATTGCTCCAACAGGCCGAATCTCGCCGCCTGTTCATTAGCGCCGTCGGCGACGAGTTTCCTGCCTATCAATATCACCCGTTGTTCCGCGAGTTTTTGCTCGCCCGGCTTCGGGCACAGAATCCGGAGCGACTCAAAGCTTTGCAAGTAAAGGCGGCAGAATGGTTTGCGGCCAATGGCATGGTTGAGGCGGCGGTGACATTTTATGTGACGGCCGGGCAACTGAACAGGGCCGCCGACCTGGCCGACGCTAAGGCCGAGTCAATGTTCACCTCTGGCCGGCACGTCACCCTGCGGCGCTGGGCCGAGCAGTTGGCGGCTGAGGCCCAAAGCGCGCCAGAGCTTCATTTGCTGCTTTCAATTTCCGATGGCGACGCCGGGCAGTTGTCCTCTGCCGACCGGGCGCTGGCAATTGCCGAAGCCGGTTTCGCCGACCGTGGTGATGCGTTTGGCCGTGTTCGCACTCAGACCCAGCGGAGTTTGTTATTGTACCGCCGGGGCGAGTTTGAGCAGTCGCTGGCGCTGGCTCAGGCTTCTGTTCTTCAGGCGCGAGAGATGGGCCGCGTTTCCTCGGAGGCGCTGGCGCTCCGCTACGTTGGGCTGTGCCAGTTTGCCCTGAGCCGGCTGGCGGCGGCGGAAGAGTCGTTACAACAAGTAGTGAGAATGTTGCAGGCGCAGAAGAGCAGATATGATCTGGCGACGGCGCTGAATGATTTATCTTTAGTCTTGCGCGCCCAGGGCGAGACCGCTCGCGCCGCGCGGGCGCAACAACAGTCTCTGGCAATTTGGCGCGAGCTGGCCGTGCCCGGCCAGCTCGGGCTGGCTTTGAACAATGTGGGCTGGGATTTGCACATGCTGGGCCAGTACGAATCGGCGCTGGCAACCTACCGCGAAGCACTCAACTGGACACGGAAGGCGGGGAGCATTCGTTTTGAAGCCATTATTCTGGCCGGGCAGGGAGATGTCCATGCTGACCTGAGCAACTATGAAATCGCCAAAGACTTTTACCATCAGGCAATGCCTAAAGCAGAACAGGCGGAAGACTGGGACCTGATGGCTTATGTTTGCAGATGTCTTGCTCGTTTAGACCGCTTTGCCGGGAACTACTTAAGCGCCCTCGAATGGTTGCGACGGGCTTCGTTAGTTTCCGGGCAGGGCAAGGCAAAATCAGCACTGGCTAATGTTGAGAGTTTACACGGCATTGTTTTTGTTGAGATGGGCCATTTACAGGAAGGGAAAAAACTTCTGGAGCAGGTCAGCCTTGAGTTGGAGCAATCGGGTAGCCCGGTAGACCTGGCTCAAACGCTTCTCTTCCGGGCCTGCGCGGAATTTCGAGCCGGCGATCTAGAAGCGTCTGCGAACTTTACGGCGCAAGCTTTGAAAATGGCCGAGCAGGTGGGATACGACCAGATGCTGGTGAGTGAGGCGTTGGCGGCGCAGGATTTGCTTGAGGCATTATCAAGCCGACCTGACGTTGGCCCGCGCGCTTCAGGCTTATTGGCTCGGGCTCGGGCGATAAAGTCGTTCAGCCTACAGCGGCCTTCCTCAGATGAATCTTCCTCGGCGTTGCCACAACCCGCCATACTTCAAATTCGATCTCTGGGGCAGAGTCGGGTGTTGAAGGAAGGCGAAGAAATTTCGAAAACGGCGTGGGGTTCGCAAAAAGTTCGCGAGGTCCTCTTCTTCCTGGTGGATCAAGCTCCCGTTGCTCGCGATCGCGTTCTTGAAACTTTTTGGCCCGAAAAACCGGCAACCCGGG
- a CDS encoding GAF domain-containing protein, whose amino-acid sequence MNTVWLYALILTLALATTSAIIWRRLRSRRALEARLSELSVLADVGRAILGSQLDLTRLAELVCQQAGQIVDTSIFQLGLFEGDRYRLLIWVMDGQRRPPLEFRLTSDSPGIVGWIRESKQHLLVQDFEKQTDSLPARPRYISSDPPRSAAFVPLIVGETVLGVMAIQSRQPGAFSERDLRLLSIIANHAAAALENGRLLEQAQRRAAHLELLSEVSQQINAIQPLPALYRQVVDLIADKFNGYEVSFFEKNADRLILLATTSAASQGEPPTWKMGDGPVGQAAVLHAPVVIQNLPEYPRDMMDDSTAGAGAEIALPIEIDGRVLGVLDVQSQGGAAFDEARVSVFKSLAEQLAFAILEAQVYAAERRRSEQLSAIAQVSRTVTSTLELDDLLDEVLDLISEREYFGYKRAHVFLAHDGRLVFRAGLGKGAARWSVEGLAHALDGPGIIAEVGRTGRAALVADTALHPEFTPGPGLEDTRSEMAAPMMMAGRLLGVFDVQSEQVGAFSQDELQTLQTLSDTLAVAVRNARLFEAERRRRRLAEILREVSVALTATLRLDSVFDLILNGLARVLSYDVASVLLVNEVDEVVLRASRGSLHMIRALGATLAVKLFPGGEPFPTTVDFSQVDDQNDYHRLLSLPEPHVCLGAVLALRGEHLGYLVVDRTGASQFLAEEVELIAAFASQAAVAIENARLYNAQLEQAWVSTTLLQVAEATARAPELAEVLDTVAQLTPKLVGVEQCAVLLAEGEEFVLASYHSSEPKLAEAEEDMYRRFTLEEWPQFADMIGSGEPAVIVPEDVDNPMPESLRDLFEGVTILLPMLAKGRVLGALVVGQTPGEVLFTPQRIRLIGGIANQAALAIETAALHQSQQEEGWVSTALLQVAEAVVQQPTLEEGLETVARLIPMLVGVEKVAIFRRNEETGVFYASQVMGLSRSAASQFTGQKVTPGDLGIDITRESATPVFELTLPAPLSKLFGAETCMAWPLWARGDLLGALVVERVTVLGRRLSILNGIAQQLTMAMENARLAREVALQQRTERELEVARDIQSSFLPEASPKPPGWEVCALWQAARQVGGDFYDFIPLPPDDGQERWGIAIADVADKGVPAALYMAVSRTLLRSVAINRVSPAATLARLNQLIMSDARSDQFVTVFYGVWEPATGRFTYANGGHNPPIWADGGPSATPLTGRGAAVGVFPDIQYQEHEVRLQRGDTLFLYTDGLPDAINAAQEEFGLSRVIDVVNQTCHESAQTMLQVMDLTVQAHVGAMEAFDDLTMVVIRRAE is encoded by the coding sequence TTGAACACGGTCTGGCTTTACGCTCTGATTCTTACCCTCGCGTTGGCCACCACCAGCGCGATCATTTGGCGGCGTTTGCGCTCGCGCCGCGCCCTCGAAGCGCGCCTCTCAGAACTCTCGGTGCTGGCCGACGTGGGCCGGGCCATCCTCGGTTCTCAACTCGACCTGACGCGGCTGGCTGAACTGGTGTGCCAGCAGGCCGGGCAAATTGTTGACACCAGCATTTTCCAGCTGGGCCTCTTCGAAGGCGATCGCTATCGTTTGCTGATCTGGGTGATGGACGGCCAACGCCGGCCACCGCTCGAATTCCGCCTCACCTCCGACTCGCCCGGCATTGTGGGCTGGATACGTGAAAGCAAGCAACATCTGCTGGTGCAGGATTTTGAAAAGCAGACCGACTCGCTTCCGGCCAGGCCGCGCTACATCTCCTCCGACCCGCCCCGGTCAGCCGCTTTTGTCCCCCTCATCGTCGGCGAAACCGTCCTCGGCGTCATGGCCATTCAAAGCCGGCAACCCGGCGCTTTCTCCGAGCGCGACCTGCGCCTGCTGTCCATCATCGCCAACCATGCCGCCGCCGCCCTCGAAAACGGGCGGCTGTTGGAGCAGGCTCAGCGCCGCGCCGCGCACCTTGAACTGCTCTCCGAGGTCTCACAGCAGATCAACGCCATTCAACCTCTGCCCGCTTTGTACCGGCAGGTTGTCGATCTCATCGCCGACAAATTCAACGGCTACGAGGTCAGCTTCTTTGAGAAGAACGCCGATCGGTTGATCCTGCTGGCGACGACGAGCGCCGCTTCGCAGGGTGAGCCGCCAACATGGAAGATGGGCGACGGGCCGGTGGGTCAGGCCGCCGTGCTTCACGCCCCGGTGGTGATCCAGAACCTGCCTGAATATCCACGCGACATGATGGACGATTCGACGGCGGGCGCAGGAGCCGAGATCGCTCTGCCGATTGAAATTGACGGGCGCGTTCTGGGTGTTTTGGATGTGCAGAGTCAGGGCGGGGCGGCGTTCGACGAGGCCAGGGTGTCGGTGTTCAAATCGCTGGCCGAGCAGTTGGCTTTCGCCATTCTCGAAGCCCAGGTCTACGCCGCCGAGCGCCGCCGCTCGGAGCAACTCTCGGCCATTGCCCAGGTCTCGCGCACCGTCACCTCAACTTTAGAACTGGATGACTTGCTCGATGAAGTCCTCGACCTGATTTCCGAACGAGAATACTTTGGCTACAAGCGCGCCCACGTTTTTTTGGCGCACGATGGCCGCCTGGTGTTCCGCGCCGGGCTGGGCAAGGGCGCGGCGCGCTGGAGCGTGGAAGGGCTGGCGCACGCCCTCGACGGGCCGGGCATCATAGCTGAAGTTGGGCGCACCGGCCGGGCCGCCCTGGTTGCCGATACCGCCCTGCACCCTGAATTTACCCCCGGCCCCGGTCTTGAAGACACGCGCTCCGAAATGGCCGCGCCGATGATGATGGCCGGGCGCTTGCTGGGCGTCTTTGATGTGCAATCGGAGCAGGTTGGCGCTTTCTCGCAAGATGAATTACAAACTTTGCAAACCCTGTCGGATACGCTGGCTGTGGCCGTGCGCAATGCGCGGCTGTTCGAGGCCGAGCGCCGCCGCCGTCGCCTGGCTGAAATTCTGCGCGAAGTTTCGGTGGCCCTCACGGCGACTCTGCGTTTAGACAGCGTTTTCGATTTGATTCTCAACGGCCTGGCCCGGGTGTTGAGCTACGACGTGGCGTCCGTCCTGCTCGTCAACGAAGTGGACGAAGTGGTGTTGCGCGCCAGCCGCGGCTCGCTCCACATGATCCGGGCTTTGGGCGCAACACTGGCGGTCAAACTGTTCCCAGGCGGCGAACCTTTTCCGACCACTGTTGACTTCAGTCAAGTGGACGATCAGAACGACTATCATCGGCTGTTGTCACTGCCGGAGCCGCACGTATGTCTGGGCGCTGTACTGGCCTTGCGTGGCGAGCATCTGGGCTACCTGGTGGTGGATCGAACCGGGGCCTCTCAATTCCTGGCCGAGGAAGTTGAACTGATCGCCGCCTTTGCTTCGCAAGCGGCAGTCGCCATTGAAAATGCGCGGCTGTATAACGCCCAGCTCGAGCAGGCCTGGGTAAGCACCACGCTTTTGCAGGTGGCCGAAGCCACCGCCCGCGCCCCGGAACTGGCCGAAGTGCTCGACACGGTTGCCCAGCTTACGCCCAAACTTGTGGGCGTGGAGCAATGCGCGGTTCTGCTGGCCGAGGGCGAAGAATTTGTCCTGGCCTCTTATCATAGTTCCGAGCCAAAACTTGCAGAGGCCGAAGAGGATATGTATCGCCGCTTCACGCTTGAAGAGTGGCCGCAGTTTGCCGACATGATTGGCAGTGGCGAACCAGCCGTCATCGTCCCTGAAGACGTGGACAACCCGATGCCTGAATCGCTGCGTGACCTGTTTGAAGGCGTGACGATCCTTTTACCCATGCTGGCCAAAGGCCGAGTGCTGGGGGCGCTGGTGGTGGGCCAAACCCCGGGCGAGGTTCTATTTACGCCGCAACGCATCCGGCTGATCGGCGGCATTGCCAACCAGGCCGCGCTGGCGATTGAGACTGCCGCCCTGCATCAGTCACAACAGGAAGAAGGCTGGGTGAGCACGGCGCTGTTGCAAGTAGCTGAGGCGGTCGTGCAACAACCCACTCTGGAAGAAGGCCTGGAGACGGTCGCTCGTTTGATCCCGATGCTGGTTGGCGTCGAGAAGGTCGCCATCTTCCGCCGTAATGAAGAGACCGGAGTCTTTTATGCCAGCCAGGTGATGGGCTTAAGCCGGTCGGCGGCCTCGCAGTTCACGGGCCAGAAGGTGACGCCCGGCGACCTGGGCATAGACATCACCCGCGAGTCGGCCACCCCGGTTTTTGAGTTGACGCTGCCGGCGCCGTTGTCGAAACTGTTCGGCGCCGAAACTTGCATGGCCTGGCCGCTGTGGGCGCGCGGCGATTTGTTGGGGGCGCTGGTCGTCGAGCGCGTGACGGTGTTGGGCCGGCGCTTGAGCATCCTGAACGGCATCGCCCAGCAGTTGACGATGGCGATGGAGAATGCGCGGCTGGCGCGCGAAGTGGCTCTGCAACAACGAACCGAGCGCGAGCTGGAAGTGGCGCGAGACATCCAGTCCAGCTTCTTGCCAGAGGCCAGCCCTAAACCGCCGGGCTGGGAGGTGTGCGCCCTGTGGCAGGCCGCCCGCCAGGTGGGCGGCGATTTCTACGACTTCATCCCGTTGCCGCCGGATGACGGCCAAGAGCGTTGGGGCATTGCTATCGCCGACGTGGCCGACAAAGGAGTCCCCGCCGCGTTGTACATGGCCGTTTCGCGCACTTTGTTGCGGTCGGTGGCCATCAACCGCGTCTCACCTGCGGCAACGCTGGCGCGGCTGAATCAACTCATCATGTCAGATGCCCGTTCAGATCAATTTGTGACCGTGTTCTATGGAGTCTGGGAACCGGCGACGGGGCGCTTCACTTACGCCAACGGCGGCCACAACCCGCCGATCTGGGCCGATGGCGGCCCCAGCGCCACGCCGCTCACCGGGCGCGGGGCGGCCGTGGGCGTCTTCCCCGATATTCAATATCAAGAGCACGAAGTCCGGCTTCAACGCGGCGACACGCTTTTTTTATACACCGACGGCTTGCCCGACGCCATCAATGCCGCTCAGGAGGAGTTCGGCTTGAGCCGAGTCATTGATGTCGTCAACCAAACCTGCCACGAGTCGGCCCAGACGATGTTGCAGGTGATGGACTTGACGGTTCAAGCGCACGTGGGCGCGATGGAAGCGTTTGACGATTTGACGATGGTCGTCATCAGGCGGGCGGAGTGA
- a CDS encoding STAS domain-containing protein encodes MEITAREHKRVVVIRVSGRVDATTTAEFEAKIKEYVTGGHPNLVLELDAADYISSAGLRVLISAQKALKAKGGKLVMAQPSDRVKEVMQLAGLDPLFPIFPDTESAVGAV; translated from the coding sequence ATGGAAATCACTGCGCGCGAGCACAAACGGGTCGTCGTCATTCGTGTTTCTGGCCGGGTGGACGCCACCACCACCGCTGAATTTGAAGCCAAAATAAAAGAATATGTTACCGGCGGTCATCCCAATTTAGTGCTGGAGCTGGACGCCGCTGATTACATCAGTAGCGCCGGGTTGCGGGTGCTCATCTCGGCTCAAAAGGCATTGAAGGCCAAAGGGGGCAAACTGGTCATGGCTCAACCGTCCGACCGGGTTAAGGAAGTGATGCAACTCGCCGGGTTGGATCCGCTGTTTCCCATCTTTCCCGACACCGAGTCGGCGGTGGGAGCAGTTTAG
- a CDS encoding ATP-binding protein, with the protein MADTTELNKALTQATTVNDLGIPASIISDLILRLMFNEGDVSVSRFAEVIRVHTQVIDETLAWMQQEHLVEVAKAGTLGRLSYTYRLTDEGGKRARDAFGRTQYVGPAPVSIEAYNQVILQQTGNTRRVAPDEVKQAISHLILPDNFHRRIGPAINSGSSLFLYGPPGNGKTTVAQAIAGLLAGTDPIWIPYALTTGGQIIQVFDPLVHVSAPVEKGKTEQLYGRVDKRWGLFVRPAVMVGGELKMDALDLRFDQVAKFYEAPLQLKANGGMFLIDDFGRQQVRPQDLLNRWIVPLESRIDFLRLQTGQTLDVPFRQLIVFSTNLDPAQLVDAAFLRRIQMKVEVSSPDEKMFYQIFVKICEAYNVPFDKDSFVYLLQKWYREPKRALQSVHPRDIVKTAVSICNYEGAPPRLTPALLDEACRSYFVD; encoded by the coding sequence TTGGCTGACACAACCGAACTCAACAAAGCACTGACTCAGGCCACGACCGTCAACGACCTGGGGATACCGGCTTCTATCATCAGCGACCTGATTCTGCGCCTGATGTTCAACGAGGGCGATGTGAGCGTAAGCCGCTTCGCCGAAGTCATCCGCGTTCACACCCAGGTCATTGATGAGACCCTGGCGTGGATGCAACAAGAGCATTTGGTGGAAGTGGCCAAGGCCGGAACCCTGGGCCGCCTGAGCTACACCTACCGGCTGACCGACGAGGGCGGCAAACGCGCCCGCGACGCTTTTGGCCGCACGCAATATGTTGGCCCGGCTCCGGTGAGCATCGAAGCCTACAACCAGGTCATCCTTCAGCAAACCGGCAACACCCGCCGCGTCGCGCCCGACGAAGTCAAACAAGCCATCAGCCACCTGATCCTGCCCGATAACTTTCACCGCCGGATCGGCCCGGCCATCAACTCCGGTTCGTCTCTGTTTTTGTACGGCCCGCCCGGCAACGGCAAGACCACCGTGGCCCAGGCCATTGCCGGCTTGCTCGCCGGAACTGACCCGATCTGGATTCCTTATGCCTTAACAACGGGCGGCCAGATCATCCAGGTGTTCGACCCGCTCGTTCATGTTTCTGCCCCGGTGGAAAAAGGCAAGACTGAGCAGTTGTATGGCCGGGTGGATAAGCGCTGGGGGCTGTTTGTGCGGCCGGCGGTGATGGTGGGCGGCGAACTCAAAATGGACGCATTGGACTTGCGCTTCGATCAGGTCGCCAAATTTTACGAAGCGCCTTTGCAGTTGAAGGCCAACGGCGGCATGTTCCTCATTGACGATTTTGGCCGCCAGCAAGTGAGGCCGCAGGATCTGCTCAACCGCTGGATTGTGCCGCTCGAAAGCCGTATTGACTTTCTGCGCCTGCAAACGGGCCAGACTCTGGACGTGCCTTTCCGCCAACTGATTGTCTTCTCCACCAACCTCGACCCGGCCCAACTGGTGGATGCCGCCTTCCTGCGCCGCATCCAGATGAAAGTAGAGGTGAGCAGTCCCGACGAGAAAATGTTCTACCAGATTTTCGTCAAGATATGCGAAGCCTACAACGTTCCATTCGACAAGGACAGCTTTGTTTATCTTCTGCAGAAATGGTATCGTGAGCCGAAACGCGCGCTGCAATCCGTGCATCCGCGCGACATCGTCAAGACTGCCGTCTCGATCTGCAACTATGAAGGCGCCCCGCCCCGCCTAACGCCGGCCCTGCTTGACGAGGCCTGCCGAAGTTACTTTGTGGATTAG